The nucleotide sequence ATGGCAGAAACTGCATTTATCCTAAATCCGGATAAAAAAATTGTAATTCCAACCATGGAGGCCGAATGTCCTATGGCACATATGCTTCCTGAAGAGGAACTGTTAAAGGCAAAAGAGGAACATCCTGATGCAGGAGTCATATTATACGTAAACAGTATTGCTGAGGCAAAACAGCACGCAGACACATTATGTACTTCAGCTAATGCAGTTAAAGTTACTGAAAGCCTGCCTCATGATAAAATTCTATTCGGACCAGACAAAAACCTGGGAACACATGTGGCTGAAAAAACAGATAAGGAAATAATCCCAGTTCCTAGTGATGGACACTGTTATGTTCACAGACTGTTCCATGTAGAAGATGTTGAGCTCAAAAGACAGGAATATCCTAATGCTGAGATAATATGCCATCCCGAATGTGATTTGAAAGTTCAAAAGGCATGTGACGTTGTAATGTCCACCGGAGGAATGCTAAAACATATCGCTGAAAGTGAAAAAGAAGAATTCGTTATCGGAACTGAAGTCGATATGATCACCAGAATCAATTCAGAGGTTCCTGGAAAAAAACTTTATCCATTACTTGAAGGGGCAATCTGTAAAACAATGAAACTACACACCCTTGAACTGATTAGAGATTCACTTGTAAATGAAGCTCCGGAAGTAACATTACCCAAAGATGTTGCTGAAAAATCAAGAAAAGCAGTCCAACACATGTTGGACGTATCCAAATAGCTAGTCTAACTAGCTACTTTACTTATTTTTTACATTATCTAAAAAATTGTTCAACTCATCCTCGATCAGAGGATAGTCTTCATAGGTTGCATAATCCGCACTTGGCTCAAGCAAAATTATTTTAGAGTTTTCAATCAATTCTTCAATTGGCATTACATCAAATTTTGGAGAATAATACATATCATTTTTTGAACTGATAATTAAAGCTTTAGCCTTTATGTTTTTTAACTTATCTTCAACATCATACTCCAAAACTGCATCATTACGTAGTTTAAAATCATAAATATCTACAAACAGCCCATCATCAACAAAATCATCCATCAAAACATCGATTTCATCATTTGTCATATTGTGAAATACCTGTTTGGAAAAATAATTGGAATATAACAATTTATTTATGGAAACCATCATACGGGATAGTGAATCACTGTATATGTCTGAATAAAAATCATCTGAAGATTCAATTATGCTTTCCATACATTTGGAAACAACATACCTGTACCCATTTGTTTTAAATGCAGTGCTTGAACAAATAATGAAGTCCAGTTCATCTGGGTAATCGCAAGCCCATGTATATGCTTCATATCCACCAACTCCTCGGCTGATTATTCCATGAACATTTTCTATATTGAACCTTTCCTTTAAAAATTGTCTTTTGAAATTTACCCTATCTTTTATGGTATATTTTGGAAAGTTATGTTTTAAATCGGTTGTTGATGGACAGCAGGAATTTGGAAAACCAAGTGAAGTGATTGAGATAAAATAGTATTTTTCAAAATCGAATGGTTTGCCTTTAGCAGTGAGTCTGAATATATCATCCAGTGAAGAATAAGAACCGTTAAATCTGTGGCAGTACAAAATGACATTTGTCATGTTCCCCTCATCATCAAACTTGGGAGTTCCCTTTGCCATGTACTCAACATCAACATTCTCAAGAACACTTCCTGATTCGAATTCAAAACTATCCATAGTGTACTTATCATACCCTATAAAAATTTCCTCACTGTTTGTCAAGATATCACAACCAACTATTTGAAGTAGATAAATAATTATAAATTAAACAAACTATATAAAATTACCTAAAAAAATACTATAAAACAATAATACATTTTAATAATAGTTTACAGTACAGTATTAAAAACTATATTACATATCTTCAAGAAAACTGCTTAAAAAAACCATCATTTCAATTTCTTCACGGGAAATGAAATCCTCCAATCTGAATTTGGCAACTTCACTTTGAAACGGATACAGCTCATCATCAAAATCCATAGTTATTATAAGATTATCCCCCGCAATTTCAGTATTTTCAGTCAGGTTTTCATTTAAAAATTCCAATTGATTGACAGCCAGGCCTGAAACTGTGTATTCTACAAAATTTCTTTCACCCTGACCATAATCTGTTATATTAACATCCATACAAATTCTCCATGAAATCTTTTAATTGATCAGAAATTGTTTCAAGTTCATTAAAACACAAATGTCCCAATTCAGAATCCATGACAATAAGTCTTGCACCGTCAATCATTTCAGACATAGGAATTCCGTCAAATTCCGGAGGAAAATGAGGATCCTGTTTGCATGATATGATTAAAACATTTGAGGTTACCCTGTCCAGCTCATCTTCAACATTGAAATTCATGCATGCCTCGTTGCAGTATTTCAAATCATAGATGTCTGTTTCAAGCATTTCATTTCCAAAGTTTTCAAATTCAATTGCCAGTTCATCATTGGACATGTCCCTTAGTGATTTGTGGGAAAGTCCGAAATTAAATTCAGCAAGATTGGCCAACCTTAATGTTCTGATTAGTGAATAGGTCATTTCGCCTTTTGCATAATCGGGATCAGAAGTTATTATCTCGTCAACAAATTTTGAAAGAATGAAGTCATGGCCCGCAACCTTATAGCTGCTTACTCCGGTGATGATGAAATCAGCATAATCAGGATAATTAATGGCCAAAGTCAATGCAACAAAACCTCCCATGGAATTGCCTATAATTCCTAAAACATGGGAAATATTGAATTTTTCCTTAAGAAACTGCATTTGAAATTTTGCAACATCCAAAATGGAATATTTGGGAAATTTGTTTTTTAAATCTGTAAGTGATGGGGAACATGAACCTGAAGAGCCCAATGGAGTTAAACAAACAAAAAAATATTTGTTTTCATCAAAAACATTGCCCTCATCAACCAATGGAGCCAATTTTTTCACACTGGAATAGTTGCCCAATGAACCTGGACAATAAATGATTGCATTTTTAATTGAACCTTCATCATCACGGATGGGAGTTCCAAAAGTCATATATTCAACTTTAACATCATTTAATAAATCGCCATTCTCAAACTCAAATGAATCCATCGTATAGTATTCATTTTTACTTTCAAAAAATTCATCATCGTAAATGTAAATTCCTCCACCAATCTTATGTTAAACTGTTTTAAAAACAAAATATTTAAATCAATCTAAACAATGTTATTGTGATGAAATATAAAATTTTAGAAAAACCAAATTGCGAAGATGCATACGATTTAATCCAAGATGCGCTTAGAAAAAGAGCTACAATACTGATTTTTGCATGCTGTAAGGTAAGTTATGAGGGAAGAGCGCTAAGTGAGCTGAATTGGGGAGAACGCATAATCATGATTAAGCCTGATGGGGCATTTCTAATCCATCAAGAAAAAAAGGTGGAGCCTGTAAACTGGCAGCCTCCAAAATCAAGAACCCGTGCATATATCAAAAATGACAATTTATTCCTTGAAAGCCACAGGAGAACACCAAAAGAGCTGTTAACTGCTGAGATTAGACAGATTCAATTCATTACCTATGCAAACATTGAAGACTTTGAAGAGCTTGAACAGGCAGGATATGAAAAGGATATGAGCGACATGATAATGGAAAAGCCTCATCTGATAGAGGAAGGCTTTACTCCAACCACAAGGGAATATAGTGTAGAGCATGGATTTATAGACATTTTGGGAAAAGACAGCGACAATAACCTAATGATTTTAGAACTCAAAGCCCGTAAAGCAGGAGTGACTGCAGTAAAACAGCTTAGAAGATACATTCAGGATATGGAAAATACGGACAACGATTATCTAAGAGAAGTTGAAGCTGAAAAGAAAAAAATAAGGGGAATTCTGGTTGCACCCGATATCATGAACGACGCATTGGAAATGATTGAAGAGGAAGGCATAGAATTTGTAGCTGTCGAACCTCCTCGTGAGTTAAAAAGAGATAAAAAAGTAACATTAGATTTCTTCTAATCTAATGCATCTTCTATTTTTTTCAGTTCATCCTGATAGAATTTTTTGGTAAATTCATTGGCAGGTGTGGAAGTTGTCACATGACAGTCCTTTTCCAATTTATAAATGAGATATTCCTCATTTTCAAGAGGGATGCTGTCCTCTTCATCCAAAACGTCAAGATCTTCCAATTCGGAGAGGATATTCTGATATTCCTCCTCTTCAAGAGCAACCACATCTTTTAATTTAATGTCTTGGATATTAGGATTCAATTGCAATGCGATTGCAACAAATCCGTTAACAGTCAAATCCCCAATGGAAAATTGGGATGCTCTGATTTCATCCATGGAAAATTTAACATGCATTATAGTATTTTTAGTAACTGGAATTTCACGGGACATGCCTATCTGATTGATTTCATAATTGTTCTTCCACTCACCAATTTTATAAACTGCATAATTTATATCATTAACATTAATCATTTTTTCATCGACCATTATATCACATTAATTAAATATATTTTTATATTATAAGTAATATATGTAATTTTTAATGGAGGTTTAAACAGTGAAAAAATGTCCTGAATGTGGAAATCCTAGTTATGATGGTGCTCCTATTTGTGGAAATTGCGGGTATAAATTCCCAAAACCAAAAGTTGAAGCCCCAAAAAAGGAAGATATTTTCAAAGAAAAACCAAGACTTGAAAAACAACCTTCAAATGACGAGGATACACTTACAATTATCAAAAATAACAAACTTGTTATTGGAGCAATATTAATTATAACTTTAATCGTTATTGGCGGAATATTATTAATGGGATCAAATAATCCTAATAATCCTAATTCTAATTCCGTACTTCAATCCGGCGATATGAAAGAATACAAAGATGCATCCTTTAGTTTCAAATATCCAAGTTCCTGGAAAGAAGTAAACGGCAGTGATGCAGAACATCCTGGAGCAGTATTTTTCCAAAATGAAGAAAATGTTACCATAGAATACTATAACATTTCCAATGATGCTAGCTCCATCAAGGAAATTACTCAAGACAGAATTAGTGTTGCTCAAACCCAAAACGATTATGTTGAACTTGTAGAGACAATAACTTTAGATGGTAGAAATTCATCAAATATGATATTAGAAAACGCTGATGGAGATTACACCAGATACGTTTCAATGTTTAGTGAAGGAGAACTCTATGTCTTTAAGATAACAGGAAGTTCTGAAAATTCACTTACTTCTGAAGCTATTGAAAATACAATACATTCAGCAGATATTGCTTAAGTATGATTTAAATCATACTTCTTTTTTTATTTTTTAGTGTTAATATGACAAAAATAAGACTTGCACTTTGTCAAATGAATGTTATTGACAATAAAAAGGCCAATATTGAAAAGGCAGAATCAATGATATGTCAAAGTGTTGACAGGAATGCCGATTTTATAGTTTTACCAGAAATGTTCAATTGTCCATATTCCAATGACAAGTTTATCGAATATGGAGAAAAGGAATCCGAAAGCATTACTCTGAAATACATATCAAAATTGGCAAAACAGCATAATGTTTATATTCTTGCAGGATCAATTCCTGAAAGGGAAAATGACAAATTATACAACACCAGTTACCTTTTTGACAAGACAGGTTCAGTTATAGCCAAGCATAGAAAAATGCATCTTTTTGATATCGACGTTACCGGAAAAATCACATTTAAGGAATCTGACGTTTTAACAGCTGGCGATGACTTTACAGTAGCCGATACGGAATTTGGAAGAATCGGTATGGGAATATGCTATGATGTTCGTTTTGTTGAACTTGCAAGAATAATGGTTGAAAACGGTGCGGAAATATTATTTTATCCCGGCGCATTCAATCAAACTACCGGACCTGCCCATTGGGAGCTGTTGTTTCGCTCAAGAGCTCTGGACAATCAGGTTTTCTGTGTTGGTGTTGCACCTGCACTGAATATGGATGCATCCTACCACAGCTATGGCCATTCTATCGTGACCAATCCATGGGGAGAGGTTGTTTGCCAAGCAGATGAAAAAGAAGATTTGATAATCTGCGAAATTGATTTGGATGAAATAAAAAAAGTAAGACAAGAACTTCCTGTTTTAAAGAACAAACGGGAAGATCTCTATGAAGTGAAATTCAAATAGTTATTCCAATTTTGCCAATCTCTTTTCAAAATAGGAGAGTTTTTTGTCATTGTCGGCAAAGACTTCAATTGCAGTCTTAATCACTCTGACTTCATTGTCATAATCATTGGCTTTCCTATATAGGACACATAATCTTTTGTATGGGGCATCCTTAGGTTGTTTTGCTTCAACATAACGTTCATATTCTTTAATAGCCTTTTGAACATTAGTCTTTTCCATTTCCTTTATTGTACTCATTGGAATGACTTTAACTATTGTTTCACCGGATTTCTTTGCCTTTTGTCTTTTTTGTGCCTTTTTGATAGCCTTATTACATGACTTTTTAAAGTCCTTATCATCTTCACCTTTTCTTGCATCCTTGATTAACTTGATGGACTCATCTGTAGCCAAATCTCCTAATGCCTGAATGGCTGCAAGTTTTACACCCCAATCCTCATCTTCAAGACATTTGGCAATTGATTCAAGTTCTTCATTGGCCTGGAGTTCACCAAGTGCACGTACCGCAACTTTTCTAACTCCAAAGTCCTCATCATCAGTGGCGTCCACAAAGTATGGAATGACTTTTTTGTCTTCGGTCTCCTTAAGAGCAAATGCGAGAAAACGTTTATCCTTTCCTTCAGCGTTTTCAAACTCTTCGATTAACTTGTCAACTGCAACATCACCCATACTGCCTAAAATTTCTGCAGCCTTGAATCTGACTTGAGCATTTTCATCAGTGGTTGCTTTAATTAACGGTTCAATAGCTTCCTCATCAGTAATGCCTACCAATGATTCGATTGCTTCCTTTCTAACTTTAACATCATCACTTGATAAATTGTTAATAGCATCATTAAAATTTAAATTAGACATGATTATAATTAGATTTTAAGAATATATAAACATTTGAATTGCATTTTAAAGTCAATGCAATTATTGAAAAAAAAATTGTAAAATCACTAAAAAAAGAAAAATAAAATTGAAAATAAAATTTTCAATTTAAATACAGGTATATCCACCGTCTACAGCAATTGCTTGACCAGTTACGTAACTGGATTTAGGGGATGCTAAGTATACAACAGTGGAATCTAATTCTCCGTCAACACCAGATCTTCCAACAGGTACAACGGTTTTTGTGTATGCTTTGTATTCATCGTTGTCAATGGTTGAACGAGTTAATTCAGTTGGGAAGGTACCTGGACAGATTGCATTTACGGTAATGTTGTATTTTGCCCATTCAGCTGCTAATTGTCTTGTGAGGTTTACTACTCCACCTTTTGCTGCTGCGTATGGGGATGTTGGTGTTGCCATGGTTCCAACTAAACCGAACATGGATGCAGTGTTGATGATTCTTCCGTATTTTTGTGGAATCATTGCTTCACGTGCTACAGCTCTGGACATTTTGAATGTACCGGTTAAGTCTACATCAACGGTTTTGTTCCATTCGTCATCAGTTAATAATTCTGCTTCTTTTGTAGCTCCGTATCCTGCGTTGTTGTGGAGAATGTCTATTCTTCCAAAGTGGTCCATAACTTCTTTAACACATGCTTCTACACTTTCAGTGTCGGTTACATCACATACTACACCGATGCAGTCTACACCAAGTTCTTTGATTTCTTCTGCTACTTGGTCTAATCTTTCTTTCCTTCTTCCGGTGACGACGATGTTTGCGCCGTATCTTGCGTATGCTTTTGCCATGTCTACTCCGATACCGGAGGATGCTCCACTGACAAGTGCTACTTGTCCTGATAAATTAAATAAATCATTCATTTTATTACCACCTTAGGCATATAGCCTATGTATAATATATATTATAAACCAAGTATATAATAATTTTTATTTACCTAAATTATAAAAAAATTAAATGAAATGCAGAATTTGGTAATAAATAATAGACAATCATAATAAATTGATTAATATAAAATTTAAACATTATCCCAACTTAATAAAAAAAAATATCAAAATTAATACAAATCGAATTAATACATCAAACACACCATTAAATATAAAGAAAATTAAACAGTTAATCATAACTTCAAAAATAAATTACATTATGTTGAGGAAAAAAATATGATTGAAGAGCAAACTAAAAACTACACCAAAAAGCAAATTTTTAAAACATTGCACCCATGGGTTAGAAAATGGTTTGACTCACAGTTCGATGATTTCACACCTGCCCAAAAAAGATCAATCATAGACATCCACAAGAAAAACAACATACTGATATCCTCACCTACCGGTTCGGGTAAGACACTGACCGCATTTTTATCAGTGATAAGCGAACTGACAACACTTGCCGAAAAGGACCAACTGGAGGACAAGGTTTATTGCATCTACATCTCACCGCTGAAGGCACTTGACAACGATATTGAAAAGAATCTTGACGAACCTCTGGACGGTATCGAAAAGATAGCCGGAAAAAAATTGGGAATAAGAAAAGCGGTCAGAACAGGTGACACAACACAATACCAAAGGCAAAAGATGCTTAAAAAACCACCACACATACTGATTACCACCCCAGAAACATTATCCATCCTTCTGGTGGCTCCAAAGTTCAGGAAAAAACTAAGTCATGTCAGATATCTGATTATTGATGAGATACATTCACTGGCCGAAAACAAACGGGGAGTTCATTTAAGCCTATCCCTGGAAAGACTACAGCATCTTATCGGACAATACACAAGAATCGGATTATCCGCAACTGTCAGCCCCATTGAAGAGGTCGCAAAATTCCTTGTAGGCTATGAATATGGCGTTGAAAGGAACTGTAAAATCGTCAATGTAAACTATCTGAAAGAACTTGACATGGAGGTAATGTGTCCTGTAAGCGATATTGTGCTTGCAGATGAGGAGGACACCCGGCTTGGAATGTATGACCTTTTGGACGACCTCATTCAGGAAAACAAAACCACACTGATTTTTACAAACACACGTAGCGGTACTGAAAGGTTTGTCTATAACCTGAAGAAGATGTATCCGATGAACTACAATGATTCAAACATCATGGCCCACCACTCCTCACTTTCAAAGGAAGTCAGACTGGAAACAGAAAACAAACTGAAGGAAGGAAAACTGAAGGCAGTTATTTCATCAACCTCCCTTGAACTTGGAATCGATATCGGTTATATTGATTTGGTGGTTTTGATAAACTCCCCGAAATCGGTGGCAAGAGCCCTTCAAAGAATAGGCAGAAGCGGACACAGACTGCATGAAAAGTCAAAGGGACGAATCATCGTAACCGACAGGGACGACCTTGTTGAATGTTCAGTCCTGCTTAAAAATGCCAAGGAGGGAAAAATCGACAAGATCACCATCCCGACCAACTGTCTGGATGTCCTGGCACAGCACATATACGGAATGAGTATTGAAAATCCCTGGGATATCGATTACGCTTATGACGTTATCCGCAAAAGCTACTGCTACAAAGACCTCACCCGTGACGATTATGAGGATGTCTTAAGTTATATGGCCGGAGAGTATCCCGAACTTGAAGAGCGTTACGTTTATGCAAAAATCTGGATTGACTATAAGGAAAACACATTCGGAAAACGTGGAAAACTGGCAAGAATGCTTTATTCCACAAACATCGGAACAATACCGGATTCATCAGGAGTGCTTGTAAAATGTGACGGCGAAACTGTGGGTAAAATTGAAGAGTCATTCATGGAAAGGTTAAAAAAGGGAGACACCTTCGTTTTGGGCGGAAGGACATTTAGGTTCAATTACGGAAAGGGAATGACAATAAACGTTACACCCGCAAGCGGTCCTCCAACAATCCCCTCATGGTTTTCACAGCAGCTCCCACTGTCATTTGACCTTGCAATGGACATTCAGAAATTCAGATCACACATGGAAACACGCTTTGAATACAGAAGAAGCAAGGAAGAGATAATGGAATTCATTTACGATTATTTATATGTTGATGATTTTGCGGCCAATTCCATCTACGAATACTTTGTCGAACAGTACAAATATGCCAAAATCCCCTCAAACAGATGCCTTTTAATTGAATATTACAAGGGATTCGGAGGAAGAAAGTTCGTGATTTTCCATTCACTCTTTGGCCGTAAGGTAAATGATGCACTCTCCCGTGCCGTTGCTTATGTTGTAGCCCAAAGATACAATACAAATGTCACAATATCAATTTCAGACAACGGATTTTATCTGAGCTCAGACGGAGTAATCGGAGGTTTGGAATCATTCAAGCAGTTAAATCCTGAGAATTTCGAAAGGATATTGACAAACTCCCTCAATAAAACCGAAACCCTGGCCTCACGTTTCAGACATTGTGCAGGAAGATCACTCATGACCCTCAGAAGATACAAGGGAGAGTCAAAATCCGTCGGACGCCAGCAGGTGAGGGGAAAGATACTGCTTAAGTTCGTTCAGGACATGGATGACAACTTCTCCATTTTAAAGGAAGCAAGAAGGGAAGCCATGGAAGATTACATGGACATTAAAAACGCTTTAAAAATAATAAGCATGGTCGACTCCGGAGAAATGGAGATAAAAACCATTGATACAGTCATTCCAAGTCCGTTTGCTTTCAATCTGGTTTCACAGGGATATCTTGATGTGTTGAATCAGAATGATAGAGGAGAGTTTACAAAAAGGATGCATCAGGCAATACTTGAACAGATTAAAGACAAATTGAAAGACATCTATTGAATGACAAAAAATTTTATTTATTAAGTTCAAATATATAATAAAAGGTGATATTATGGCTAAATGGGGCGCAGTATTTATTGGTTTCATACTAGCAATTATGGTAAAAGCATTCTTTGCACCTTATGAATTTATAGGATTATTGATTGTAGGATTCATTACCGGTTATATTGCTCATTCAGGAGCATTGGGCGGTTTGTGGAATGCGGCACTTGCCGGAGCATTTGGTACAATTGTTGGTGCAATACTATTTATTTTAATTGCCACATTTGGAGGTGCATTTGCTGGAATCTTTGGAGGATTGACAGGATTTGCAAGCATAATAACAATAATAGAATCCTTAATTTATTATGCAATTGTAATGGGAATTACAGGAGCATTTGGAGGAGCAATAGCTTCAAAAAATAATGGAGATAGAAAATGAACAAATTTGTAGACATAAACTTTAAAGCATTGATATTTGGAGCTGCGATAGCTGCTGCATGTATATTATTCGGATATCAAATCAACGATTGGCTTTATCCATTCTCAGCAATCGGACTTTTATATGCAGGATATGGTCAAAGCAACGTTAAAATGGGAACTCTGATGGGTGCAATAGCAGCAACCCCTATTGTTGTTTTAACATTCCAAGGATATATGGGACAGTTCAGCGGATTTTTCCTGACTGAAAACGGAATGATGGGTTTAACAGTATTGATTATTGTAGTAGGTGCATTTGTAGGTCTTGTCGGTGCATGGACAAAAAGAAGTCGTGAAAACGCCCGTGAACAATATGAGAAACAGCAAAAAATAGGTAAAAATAAAAATAAAAAGAAAAATAAAAATGAAAAATAATAACTCTATGTTATTATTTTTTCTAATTCATCTCTTTCTATACCACGTTTAATTTCTAAAGCAATTCTTCTACCCATACTCATTGGTTTACCATAGGTCAGGTAGGAGTAAGGAGAACCATCCATGAAAGTGTTTGTTCCACCGTCGGTTCTTGCACTGATTTCAAAACAGATTACTTCAAGATTATCATTTACTAATGTTTGCATACAGAATGGTCCGTTTAATCCTGGAGCAACCAATTTTTTAGCACTTTCTGTTAATTTATCAGCAATATCAAATACCTGTGGAAGTAATGATTCACGAATTACTGCAGGGTGGTTACCGGTTACAACATAAGAAGGACTTAAATCAATGTCCAATTGATCTTTTGCAGGCATTCTTACAAATCCGTCAATACTTGATTCATATCTTGTGTCCATACCCATCAATTCTACAGTGTCGTCAAGTGCTGAGTAGAAATAGTGGATACAGTAGTTACAACCTGAAACATATTCCTCAATGTGTGCAGCTTCAACATCACTGTCTTCTAACCATCCACGTGCTTTCATTGCTTCGATTTTTGCATCGAATTCTTCGGTTGATGATGCAACGAAGTATCCTCTTCCCCCTCTTGCACCAGGGAATTTAACCATTACAGGACGGTCGATTTCAGCAGGACTGTTGTATTTGAATGGAATTCTTACATCCCCTTCTACAAGCAATGCTCTTTCCTTGTCCCTTTCAGCTTCCCATCTGAGCACATCTCTGTTTCCAAACATTGGGACATTGAATTTGTCTTCAACATTGTCAAGACCTGCATATGCAACAAAAGATCCGTGCGGAACAACAATAGCATTCATATCTCTGAGTTTCTGTTGGACATCCTCATTGACTATGTCTTTGAATTCGTCAACAATAATATATTCATCTGCCACATTAAATCTTTGATAAGGAATTTCTCTTCCTTTTTGACAAACGATAGCGGTCCTAAATCCTTCTTCTTTTGCACCTTGCAAAATATGTAAAGAAGTGTGACTTCCGAGAGTAGCTATAGTGATTTCACTTTTGTCATATTTAGCCAAAATATCTAAAATATCTTCCTTTTTAACTTTGCCCATTATATCTTCTCCTAAAAGAATGATGTATAAAAATATGTTTTTTGGAATTTATAATGTTTATTATTAAAAAATTTAAAAACCAGATAAAACAAACATTATTGTAATAATTAAGGAATGAAAAAAATGTTAATTGGTTTGATTTCAGATACACACATACCAGATAGAGCAAGGGTGTTGCCCCAAAATGTTATTGATGCATTTAGTGATGTTGAATTAATCATACATGCCGGAGATTTGACTTCAATGAGCGTTATTGAAGAGTTGGAACGTATCGCTCCAGTCATGGCAGTTCAGGGAAACATGGACAGGGCCAACAGACTTGATTTACCAAAGGCAAAGGTCATTGAAGCGGAAGGCTTGAGAATTGGAGTCATACACGGAGAAGTCTATCCAAGAGCGGACAGTGACCAGTTACTGTACCTTGCAAAGGAACTGGACGTGGACATTCTTGTGTCAGGACATTCCCACCAGCCGAAAATAGAGCAAAAAGAGGGAAAACTTCTTTTAAATCCGGGCAGCCCAATCGTGCCAAGACTTGCAGACAGGACTGTGATGCTGCTTGAAATCAACAACAAGGAAGTGGACGTCGAAATAGTAAAAACCGGCTCACCAGTATGCAGTGCACTTGATTTTGACCAATACAAGAGGGATTGAAATGGGAAGCAAATGGCAAATGGAAAAACACAATGACCCATACTATAAAAAAGCTAAAAAGGAAGATTACCGCTCAAGAGCATCATATAAACTCAAACAGTTGGATAAAAAATACAAACTCATAAAAGAGGGAAATACCGTAGTGGACCTTGGAGCAGCACCTGGAGGATGGTCACAGGTTGCCCTTGAAAAGGTCGGAGAGACAGGAATTGTCGTTGGTGTTGATTTAAACAGATTCAAAAGGTTTCCCGAAGAAAACTATTACGGAATAAGAGGAGACTTTACAACTCAGGAAGTCCAGCAAAAGATAATGGAACTCATCGGAGGAAAGGCAAAGGTCGTAAT is from uncultured Methanobrevibacter sp. and encodes:
- a CDS encoding RlmE family RNA methyltransferase, with protein sequence MGSKWQMEKHNDPYYKKAKKEDYRSRASYKLKQLDKKYKLIKEGNTVVDLGAAPGGWSQVALEKVGETGIVVGVDLNRFKRFPEENYYGIRGDFTTQEVQQKIMELIGGKAKVVMSDASPSLSGIKSIDQLRSIDLTYTVIGIAENILEPKGNLVMKVFQGPEYKEMLDSLKGKFRHVRTTKPASSRKKSSEMYVVGLDYMPNKKKRKRK